Proteins from one Mycobacterium sp. SMC-2 genomic window:
- a CDS encoding acyl-CoA carboxylase subunit beta, producing the protein MTSVTDHTAEPAAEHTVDIHTTAGKLAELHKRREESLHPVGEEAVEKVHAKGKLTARERILALLDEDSFVELDALARHRSKNFGLEHNRPLGDGVITGYGTIDGRDVCIFSQDATVFGGSLGEVYGEKIVKVQELAIKTGRPLIGINDGAGARIQEGVVSLGLYSKIFRNNILASGVIPQISLIMGAAAGGHVYSPALTDFVVMVDQTSQMFITGPDVIKTVTGEDVTMEELGGAHTHMAKSGTLHYVASGEQDAFDWVRDLLSYLPPNNATDAPRYAEPVPEGAIEDNLTEEDLELDTLIPDSANQPYDMHEVITRILDDDEFLEIQNGYATNIVVGFGRIEGRPVGIVANQPTQFAGCLDINASEKAARFVRTCDCFNIPIIMLVDVPGFLPGTGQEYNGIIRRGAKLLFAYGEATVPKITVITRKAYGGAYCVMGSKDMGCDVNIAWPTAQIAVMGASGAVGFVYRKQLAEAAKEGRDVDELRLQLQQEYEDTLVNPYVAAERGYVDAVIPPSHTRGYIGTALRLLERKIAHLPPKKHGNIPL; encoded by the coding sequence ATGACAAGCGTTACCGACCACACCGCGGAGCCGGCCGCCGAGCACACCGTCGACATCCACACCACCGCGGGCAAGCTGGCCGAGCTGCACAAGCGGCGGGAAGAGTCGCTGCACCCGGTCGGTGAAGAAGCCGTGGAGAAGGTGCACGCCAAGGGCAAGCTGACCGCCCGCGAGCGCATCCTCGCCCTGCTCGACGAGGACTCGTTCGTCGAGCTCGACGCGCTGGCGCGGCACCGCAGCAAGAACTTCGGCCTGGAGCACAACCGCCCGCTCGGTGACGGCGTGATCACCGGCTACGGCACCATCGACGGCCGCGACGTGTGCATCTTCAGCCAGGACGCCACGGTGTTCGGCGGCAGCCTCGGCGAGGTGTACGGCGAGAAGATCGTCAAGGTCCAGGAGCTGGCGATCAAGACCGGCCGGCCGCTGATCGGCATCAACGACGGCGCCGGCGCGCGCATCCAGGAGGGCGTCGTCTCGCTGGGCCTGTACAGCAAGATCTTCCGCAACAACATCCTGGCCTCCGGCGTGATCCCGCAGATCTCGCTGATCATGGGCGCCGCCGCCGGTGGGCACGTCTACTCCCCCGCGCTGACCGACTTCGTGGTGATGGTCGACCAGACCAGCCAGATGTTCATCACCGGGCCGGACGTCATCAAGACCGTCACGGGCGAGGACGTCACCATGGAGGAACTCGGCGGCGCCCACACCCACATGGCCAAGTCGGGCACCCTGCACTACGTCGCCTCGGGCGAGCAGGACGCCTTCGACTGGGTACGCGACCTGCTGAGCTACCTGCCGCCGAACAACGCCACCGACGCGCCGCGCTACGCCGAGCCCGTCCCCGAGGGCGCGATCGAGGACAACCTCACCGAGGAGGACCTCGAGCTGGACACGCTGATCCCGGACTCGGCCAACCAGCCGTACGACATGCACGAGGTGATCACCCGGATCCTCGACGACGACGAGTTCCTGGAGATCCAGAACGGCTACGCCACCAACATCGTCGTCGGATTCGGCCGCATCGAGGGCCGCCCGGTCGGGATCGTGGCCAACCAGCCCACGCAGTTCGCCGGCTGCCTGGACATCAACGCCTCGGAGAAGGCGGCGCGGTTCGTGCGGACGTGCGACTGCTTCAACATCCCGATCATCATGCTGGTGGACGTCCCGGGCTTCCTGCCGGGCACCGGCCAGGAATACAACGGCATCATCCGGCGCGGCGCCAAGCTGCTGTTCGCCTACGGCGAGGCCACCGTCCCCAAGATCACCGTGATCACCCGCAAGGCCTACGGCGGCGCGTACTGCGTCATGGGCTCCAAGGACATGGGCTGCGACGTCAACATCGCCTGGCCGACCGCGCAGATCGCGGTGATGGGCGCCTCCGGGGCCGTCGGCTTCGTCTACCGCAAGCAGCTGGCCGAAGCAGCCAAGGAGGGCAGGGACGTCGACGAGCTGCGGCTGCAGTTGCAGCAGGAGTACGAGGACACGTTGGTCAACCCGTATGTGGCCGCCGAACGGGGATACGTCGACGCGGTGATCCCGCCGTCGCACACCCGCGGCTACATCGGCACCGCGCTGCGGCTGCTGGAACGCAAGATCGCGCACCTGCCCCCCAAGAAGCACGGGAACATTCCG